One stretch of Bosea vaviloviae DNA includes these proteins:
- a CDS encoding ABC transporter substrate-binding protein, which produces MPTRRRFIQLGAAALALPAPNIGRAADKSVLKFVPQADLAVVDPIWTTATVTRNHAFMVYDTLFGQDETYKAQPQMAEGAVADADGKVWTIKLRDGLVFHDGARVLARDCVASLKRWGKRDSFGQTLLGLTDELTAVDDKTLQFRLKKPFPLLPDALAKMTAFMPVIMPERLANTDAFTQVTEVIGSGPFRFVAAERQSGSRAVYEKFAGYVPRSGGVPGRTAGPKIVNFDRVEWHTLPDPATAAAALQSGEIDWVEQPLPDLLPMLAKNPAIEVVIKETTGAVAIMRMNHLHPPFDNPAIRRAILLAIDQSEFMEAVGGPDKSLWRPGVGVFPPGTPLASDAGMEVLNGPRDPAKVKQALAAAGYNGEKVVLLGVTDLANLKAECEVANEMLMRIGMNVDYQAMDWGTVVARRAKKEPPAQGGWNCFFTGWAGLDMFDPVGHLSLRGNGANAWPGWPVAPKIEALRDAWIEAPDLAAQKAIAADIQKQVFEDVPYAPLGQYFQPTAYRKTLTGVLASFPTFWNVKRV; this is translated from the coding sequence ATGCCGACACGGCGTAGGTTTATTCAGCTTGGCGCCGCGGCGCTGGCCTTGCCCGCTCCGAATATCGGGCGTGCGGCCGACAAGAGCGTGCTGAAATTCGTGCCGCAGGCCGATCTCGCCGTGGTCGATCCGATCTGGACGACGGCGACGGTGACGCGCAACCACGCCTTCATGGTCTACGATACGCTGTTTGGGCAGGACGAAACCTACAAGGCCCAGCCGCAAATGGCCGAGGGCGCGGTTGCCGATGCCGACGGCAAGGTCTGGACGATCAAGCTGCGCGACGGTCTCGTCTTTCATGACGGCGCGCGCGTACTGGCCCGCGACTGCGTGGCGAGCCTGAAGCGCTGGGGCAAGCGCGATTCCTTCGGCCAGACGCTGCTGGGTTTGACCGACGAACTCACGGCCGTCGACGACAAGACGCTGCAATTCCGCTTGAAGAAGCCGTTCCCGCTCCTGCCCGATGCGCTCGCCAAGATGACCGCCTTCATGCCGGTGATCATGCCGGAGCGGCTGGCGAACACTGACGCCTTCACCCAGGTCACCGAGGTCATCGGCAGCGGCCCGTTCCGCTTCGTCGCGGCTGAGCGCCAATCGGGCAGCCGTGCCGTCTATGAGAAGTTCGCCGGCTATGTTCCGCGCAGCGGTGGCGTGCCCGGCCGCACCGCCGGGCCCAAGATCGTGAATTTCGACCGGGTCGAATGGCACACGCTGCCCGACCCCGCGACGGCGGCGGCCGCGCTGCAGAGCGGCGAGATCGACTGGGTCGAGCAGCCCTTGCCCGATCTGCTGCCGATGCTGGCGAAGAATCCCGCAATCGAGGTCGTGATCAAGGAGACGACTGGTGCGGTTGCGATCATGCGGATGAACCACCTGCATCCGCCCTTCGACAATCCGGCGATCCGCCGCGCGATCCTGCTGGCGATCGACCAGTCCGAGTTCATGGAAGCGGTCGGCGGACCCGACAAGAGCCTGTGGCGCCCTGGCGTCGGCGTCTTCCCGCCGGGCACGCCACTGGCGAGCGATGCCGGCATGGAGGTGCTCAACGGCCCGCGCGACCCGGCTAAGGTCAAGCAGGCGCTGGCGGCGGCCGGCTATAATGGCGAGAAGGTTGTGCTGCTCGGCGTCACCGACCTCGCCAATCTCAAGGCCGAATGCGAGGTCGCCAACGAGATGCTGATGCGCATCGGCATGAATGTCGACTATCAGGCCATGGATTGGGGCACCGTCGTGGCGCGGCGCGCCAAGAAGGAGCCGCCGGCGCAGGGCGGCTGGAACTGCTTCTTCACCGGCTGGGCCGGGCTCGACATGTTCGATCCCGTCGGCCATCTCTCGCTGCGCGGCAATGGCGCCAATGCCTGGCCGGGTTGGCCGGTGGCGCCCAAGATCGAGGCGCTGCGCGATGCCTGGATCGAGGCGCCCGACCTTGCCGCGCAGAAGGCGATCGCGGCCGATATCCAGAAACAGGTCTTCGAGGACGTGCCCTATGCGCCGCTCGGCCAGTATTTCCAGCCGACGGCCTATCGCAAGACGCTGACCGGTGTGCTGGCGAGCTTCCCGACCTTCTGGAACGTCAAGCGGGTGTGA
- a CDS encoding ABC transporter substrate-binding protein has protein sequence MKFMLKAVALAAALTAASPALAQDKVKLVTIAELSGPGATAGVNWKSGIELAVEEINAKGGILGRKIDFVAYDTQTNPANARAAVQRAIDEGTHAVLGPVYTGSILASMQVAQRAEIAQLAAGDGAAYTQQGNPFIFRTSLSQTAAMPKIAAYLKDVVKVKSVAVVWVNNDFGKGGHDAIVKELASRDIKVAADLSTEQGQADFTNDAIKIKNVQADAVFVYLNEEESARLLVALNDQKVGKPIIGETTILSSKVIELAGKAAEGVRGHVGQTIDAPIPALQEFGKRFQARFNFLPDHNGIKGYMAVHAVKWATEKQGKFEPTKLAATLRGATITPAEEPGILMETTFDKNGDVQRESFLAEVVDGRQKIIGRLPKISN, from the coding sequence ATGAAGTTCATGCTGAAGGCGGTCGCATTGGCGGCTGCGCTCACTGCTGCGTCGCCGGCGCTCGCCCAGGACAAGGTCAAGCTCGTCACCATCGCCGAGCTCTCCGGCCCCGGCGCCACGGCGGGCGTCAATTGGAAGAGCGGGATCGAGCTCGCCGTCGAGGAGATCAACGCCAAGGGCGGCATTCTCGGCCGCAAGATCGACTTCGTCGCCTACGACACCCAGACCAATCCGGCCAATGCGCGCGCCGCCGTGCAACGCGCCATCGACGAGGGCACCCATGCCGTGCTCGGCCCGGTCTATACCGGCTCGATCCTGGCCTCGATGCAGGTGGCGCAGCGCGCCGAGATCGCCCAGCTCGCGGCCGGCGACGGCGCGGCCTACACCCAGCAGGGCAACCCCTTCATCTTCCGCACCTCGCTCAGCCAGACGGCGGCGATGCCCAAGATCGCGGCCTATCTCAAGGACGTGGTCAAGGTGAAGTCGGTCGCCGTGGTCTGGGTCAATAACGACTTCGGCAAGGGCGGCCATGACGCCATCGTCAAGGAGCTTGCGAGCCGCGACATCAAGGTCGCTGCCGACCTCTCGACCGAGCAAGGCCAGGCCGATTTCACCAATGACGCGATCAAGATCAAGAACGTCCAGGCCGACGCCGTCTTCGTCTATCTGAACGAGGAGGAGAGCGCCCGGCTGCTCGTCGCCCTGAACGACCAGAAGGTCGGCAAGCCGATCATCGGCGAGACCACGATCCTCAGCTCCAAGGTGATCGAGCTCGCCGGCAAGGCGGCGGAGGGCGTGCGCGGCCATGTCGGCCAGACGATCGATGCCCCGATCCCGGCCTTGCAGGAGTTCGGCAAGCGCTTCCAGGCGCGCTTCAACTTCCTGCCCGACCATAACGGCATCAAAGGCTATATGGCGGTCCACGCCGTGAAATGGGCGACGGAGAAGCAAGGCAAGTTCGAGCCGACCAAGCTCGCCGCGACCCTGCGCGGCGCCACCATCACGCCCGCCGAGGAGCCCGGCATCCTGATGGAGACCACCTTCGACAAAAATGGCGACGTCCAGCGCGAAAGCTTCCTCGCCGAGGTCGTCGATGGCCGCCAGAAGATCATCGGCCGCCTGCCGAAGATCAGCAACTGA
- a CDS encoding FAD-binding oxidoreductase, translated as MTAVLPASRSLDTAPAAGGLAPALAEALRALLGARFSTSLAEREHHGRGESYHASRPPDAVCRAQSTEEVAGIVRLCAEHETPVIAFGAGTSLEGHIAALQGGVSLDLSGMTRILAIRPEDFDATVEAGVTRQQLDAALRDVGLFFPVDPGAECTLGGMAATRASGTNAVRYGTMRENVVTLTVVMADGRIIKTGGRARKSSAGYDLTRLFVGSEGTLGIITEVTLRLHPLPEAVSALVCSFATVAGAVEAVTAVIQCAVPVARVELVDARAIAAVNRHSKLELAETPTLFFELHGSPSEVEQQARTVEGIVGEHGATHLAWATDAEERRRLWRARHNIHYALQAMRPDARIWSTDVCVPISQLAPCLAATQDDIEAASFYIGTVGHVGDGNFHLGLVIDPNSPAELAEAKRLNERLIERAIACDGTCTGEHGIGYGKAQFMEREHGEAVDVMRAIKQALDPLGILNPGKVLPDKLLPD; from the coding sequence GTGACAGCCGTCCTGCCAGCCTCGCGCTCCCTCGATACGGCTCCCGCGGCGGGCGGGCTCGCCCCGGCGCTGGCGGAGGCGCTGCGCGCGTTGCTTGGCGCCCGCTTCTCGACCTCGCTGGCCGAGCGCGAGCATCATGGCCGCGGCGAATCCTACCATGCCAGCCGCCCGCCCGATGCCGTCTGCAGGGCGCAGTCGACCGAGGAGGTCGCGGGGATCGTGCGGCTTTGCGCTGAGCACGAGACCCCCGTGATCGCCTTCGGCGCGGGCACCTCGTTGGAGGGCCATATCGCGGCCTTGCAGGGCGGGGTGAGCCTCGATCTCTCCGGCATGACGCGGATCCTGGCGATCCGGCCGGAGGATTTCGACGCGACGGTCGAGGCCGGCGTCACCCGCCAGCAACTCGATGCCGCGCTGCGCGATGTCGGGCTGTTCTTCCCGGTCGATCCGGGCGCCGAATGCACGCTGGGCGGAATGGCGGCGACGCGCGCCTCGGGCACCAATGCGGTGCGCTACGGCACGATGCGCGAGAATGTGGTGACGCTTACCGTGGTGATGGCCGATGGGCGCATCATCAAGACCGGCGGGCGGGCGCGCAAATCCTCGGCCGGCTACGATCTGACCCGGCTGTTCGTCGGCTCGGAGGGAACGCTCGGGATCATCACCGAGGTGACGCTGCGCCTGCACCCGTTGCCCGAGGCCGTCTCGGCGCTGGTCTGCTCCTTCGCCACAGTGGCGGGCGCGGTCGAGGCCGTTACGGCGGTGATCCAATGCGCCGTGCCGGTGGCGCGGGTGGAACTGGTCGATGCGCGGGCGATCGCGGCGGTGAACCGGCATTCGAAGCTGGAGCTCGCGGAGACACCGACCCTGTTCTTCGAGCTGCATGGCAGCCCCTCCGAGGTCGAGCAGCAGGCCAGGACGGTGGAGGGGATCGTCGGCGAGCATGGCGCGACGCATCTCGCCTGGGCGACCGACGCGGAAGAGCGGCGCCGGCTCTGGCGCGCCCGGCACAACATCCATTACGCGCTGCAGGCGATGCGCCCGGATGCGCGGATCTGGAGCACCGATGTCTGCGTACCGATCTCGCAGCTCGCGCCCTGCCTTGCGGCAACGCAGGACGACATCGAGGCGGCGAGCTTCTATATCGGCACGGTCGGCCATGTCGGCGACGGCAATTTCCATCTCGGCCTGGTGATCGACCCGAACTCGCCAGCCGAGCTGGCTGAAGCGAAACGCCTGAACGAACGCCTGATCGAGCGCGCCATCGCCTGCGACGGCACCTGCACCGGCGAGCATGGCATCGGTTATGGCAAGGCGCAGTTCATGGAGCGCGAGCATGGCGAGGCGGTCGACGTCATGCGCGCGATCAAGCAGGCGCTCGACCCGCTCGGCATCCTCAATCCTGGCAAGGTCCTGCCCGACAAGCTTCTGCCCGACTAG
- the ssb gene encoding single-stranded DNA-binding protein — translation MAGSVNKVILVGNLGRDPEVRRLGSGEPVVNLRIATSETWRDKQSGEKKERTEWHSVVIFNENLAKVAEQYLKKGSKIYIEGQLQTRKWQDQSGVEKYTTEIVLQRFRGELTILDSRGQGGSDEYGEGSGAMEDRSGGGSSFGRSSPMGGGAAPRQPAMAGGGGGGGRSSSTHLDDDIPF, via the coding sequence ATGGCTGGTAGCGTCAACAAGGTCATTCTGGTCGGCAATCTCGGGCGCGATCCCGAGGTACGGCGTCTCGGCAGCGGCGAACCCGTGGTCAATCTGCGGATCGCGACCTCCGAAACCTGGCGCGACAAGCAGTCGGGCGAGAAGAAGGAGCGCACCGAGTGGCACTCGGTGGTGATCTTCAACGAGAACCTCGCCAAGGTCGCCGAGCAATATCTGAAGAAGGGCTCGAAGATCTATATCGAGGGCCAGCTCCAGACCCGCAAATGGCAGGATCAGTCGGGTGTCGAGAAATACACCACCGAGATCGTGCTGCAGCGCTTCCGTGGTGAACTGACCATCCTCGACAGCCGGGGGCAGGGCGGTTCGGACGAATATGGCGAAGGCAGCGGCGCGATGGAGGATCGCTCGGGCGGCGGCAGCTCCTTTGGCCGGTCGAGCCCGATGGGCGGCGGCGCTGCACCGCGCCAGCCCGCCATGGCGGGTGGCGGCGGCGGTGGCGGCCGTTCATCCTCGACCCATCTCGACGACGATATTCCGTTCTAG
- a CDS encoding GntR family transcriptional regulator: MKAIRRFKVQQPKSLVTIVEERLRKAIIDAEMRFGEALSEDALSSALGVSRTPVREALARLQLQGLVTIVPKKGTFVFAPTAEDVAELCTFRFMLETNALRECLATAREATLDGMTGAIAAMDAAQASGTRHDYARADTGFHEVFFLHCGNRYLGNAYRSVSGRVAALRTHLSVPLEGEQARSMSEHRLMVEAFANGRLADLDGLLRQHILRARDAYGDVLRRASAG, encoded by the coding sequence ATGAAGGCGATCAGGCGTTTCAAGGTCCAGCAGCCGAAATCGCTGGTCACCATCGTCGAGGAACGCCTGCGCAAGGCGATCATCGACGCCGAGATGCGCTTCGGCGAGGCGCTCTCGGAGGATGCGCTGAGCAGCGCACTCGGCGTCAGCCGCACGCCGGTGCGCGAAGCGCTGGCCCGCCTCCAGCTCCAGGGCCTCGTCACCATTGTGCCGAAGAAGGGCACCTTCGTCTTCGCGCCCACGGCGGAGGACGTCGCCGAGCTCTGCACCTTCCGCTTCATGCTGGAAACCAACGCGCTGCGCGAATGCCTGGCAACGGCGCGGGAGGCGACGCTGGACGGCATGACGGGTGCGATCGCGGCCATGGATGCGGCCCAGGCCAGCGGCACGCGCCATGATTATGCCCGCGCCGATACCGGCTTCCACGAGGTCTTCTTCCTGCATTGCGGCAACCGTTATCTCGGCAATGCCTATCGCAGCGTCTCGGGCCGGGTCGCGGCGCTGCGCACGCATCTCTCGGTGCCGCTTGAAGGCGAGCAGGCCCGCTCCATGAGCGAGCACCGCCTGATGGTCGAGGCCTTCGCCAATGGCCGCCTGGCGGATCTCGACGGCCTCCTGCGCCAGCACATCCTGCGCGCCCGGGACGCCTATGGCGATGTCCTGCGTCGCGCGAGCGCCGGCTGA
- a CDS encoding VOC family protein has product MQKITPFLWFDNQAEEAVAFYLSVFKNAKAGRVMRCGDAGPGPKGSVLCAFFELEGMQFTALNGGPHFKFTEAISLLIHCGSQEEVDYFWEKLGEGGQTSQCGWLKDKYGLSWQVTPDRLLELNMDPDPAKAGRVMQAMMQMTKIDIAALERAAAG; this is encoded by the coding sequence ATCCAGAAGATCACGCCCTTCCTGTGGTTCGACAATCAGGCCGAGGAGGCAGTCGCCTTCTATCTCTCGGTCTTCAAGAACGCGAAGGCCGGCCGCGTGATGCGCTGCGGCGATGCGGGTCCCGGCCCCAAGGGCAGCGTGCTCTGCGCATTCTTCGAGCTCGAGGGCATGCAGTTCACCGCGCTGAACGGCGGGCCGCATTTCAAGTTCACCGAAGCGATCTCGCTCCTGATCCATTGCGGCTCGCAGGAGGAGGTCGATTATTTCTGGGAGAAGCTTGGCGAAGGCGGCCAGACCAGCCAATGCGGCTGGCTCAAGGACAAATACGGCCTGTCCTGGCAGGTCACGCCCGACCGGCTGCTGGAACTCAACATGGACCCGGACCCCGCCAAGGCAGGCCGGGTCATGCAGGCCATGATGCAGATGACCAAGATCGACATCGCTGCGCTGGAGCGCGCCGCGGCGGGGTGA
- a CDS encoding M20 family metallopeptidase, with protein MSTVDPTISALSVWLALESPTHHAPGVNGMMDLVAKEVEGLPIAVERLPGRDGLGDSLILRAGPNNGELAVAVMSHLDTVHPVGTSAKDLPVRVEGDKLYGPGACDMKGGAWLALQAFKEVAIAGSAKRPMVFLFTPDEEIGSPTTRGVIEEIGRKSAAVLVTEPARDGGRIVTARKGVGRFDVRLEGRPAHSGTRHADGRSAIREAAHQILAIEGMTDYARGITTSVALVGGGTAANVIPQHAWFSVDCRVTSLADGVMMENRIIDLAPRDPDVVIKVTGGMNRPPYEKSTAVAGLFETARGIAAGIGFDLQDVPMTGGGSDGNFTAALGIPTLDGLGIDGGGAHTLAEFGLVSSIAPRRALIKGLLETI; from the coding sequence ATGAGCACCGTCGATCCCACCATCTCCGCCCTGTCCGTCTGGCTTGCCCTGGAGAGCCCGACCCATCATGCGCCCGGCGTGAACGGGATGATGGATCTCGTCGCCAAGGAGGTCGAAGGGTTGCCGATCGCGGTCGAGCGCTTGCCGGGCCGCGACGGGCTCGGCGACAGCCTGATCTTGCGCGCCGGCCCCAATAATGGCGAGCTTGCCGTCGCGGTGATGTCGCATCTCGACACGGTCCATCCGGTCGGCACGAGCGCCAAGGATCTGCCGGTGCGCGTCGAGGGCGACAAGCTTTATGGGCCGGGCGCCTGCGACATGAAGGGCGGGGCCTGGCTTGCGCTGCAGGCCTTCAAGGAGGTCGCGATCGCGGGCTCGGCCAAGCGGCCGATGGTCTTCCTGTTCACGCCCGATGAGGAGATCGGCTCGCCGACGACGCGCGGCGTGATCGAGGAGATCGGGCGCAAATCGGCAGCCGTTCTGGTGACGGAGCCGGCACGCGATGGCGGCCGGATCGTCACCGCGCGCAAGGGCGTCGGCCGCTTCGACGTCAGGCTCGAGGGCAGGCCCGCCCATTCCGGAACGCGCCATGCCGATGGCCGCAGCGCCATCCGCGAGGCGGCGCATCAGATCCTGGCGATCGAGGGCATGACCGATTATGCGCGCGGCATCACGACCTCGGTCGCGCTGGTCGGCGGCGGCACCGCGGCCAATGTGATTCCGCAGCACGCCTGGTTTTCCGTCGATTGCCGCGTCACCAGCCTTGCCGATGGTGTGATGATGGAGAACCGCATCATCGACTTGGCGCCGCGCGATCCTGATGTCGTGATCAAGGTCACGGGCGGGATGAACCGGCCGCCTTACGAGAAGTCGACCGCTGTGGCCGGGCTGTTCGAGACGGCGCGCGGCATTGCGGCGGGGATCGGCTTCGACCTGCAGGATGTGCCGATGACGGGCGGCGGCTCGGACGGCAATTTCACCGCGGCGCTGGGCATCCCCACGCTGGACGGCCTCGGCATCGATGGCGGCGGCGCCCATACGCTCGCCGAATTCGGGCTGGTCTCCTCGATCGCGCCGCGCCGGGCGCTGATCAAGGGTCTGCTGGAGACGATTTGA
- a CDS encoding isocitrate lyase/PEP mutase family protein yields the protein MSPRHSLADRLRQPGLVVAPGCHDAIGARAIAQAGFEAVYMTGNGLSASLIGAPDIGLLTMTEMVARGRALAAAVPVPVIADADTGYGNLNNVARTVAEYEAAGVAAIHLEDQVTPKRCGAMAGLALVSREEHAEKIRIAVATRRDPDFLIIGRSDARLPLGLDEAITRGKAYAQAGADLVLLEMLQSEDEMRQALREIEAPLMFNYVEGRVPSLTAEEFGRIGFKLLSYPVSSTLAYAHMMTAFARELKRSGTTRGLEANMLDLPSYEAFLGREHYA from the coding sequence GTGAGCCCTCGCCATTCCCTCGCCGACAGGCTGCGCCAGCCCGGCCTCGTCGTCGCCCCCGGCTGCCATGATGCGATCGGCGCGCGGGCCATCGCGCAGGCCGGCTTCGAGGCGGTCTACATGACCGGCAACGGCCTCTCCGCCAGCCTGATCGGCGCGCCCGATATCGGCCTCCTGACCATGACCGAGATGGTGGCGCGCGGCCGCGCCTTGGCCGCCGCCGTCCCGGTTCCGGTCATCGCGGATGCCGACACCGGCTATGGCAACCTCAACAACGTCGCCCGCACGGTCGCCGAATACGAGGCCGCAGGCGTCGCCGCGATCCATCTCGAGGACCAGGTCACGCCCAAACGCTGCGGCGCCATGGCCGGCCTTGCCCTGGTCTCGCGCGAGGAGCATGCCGAGAAGATCCGCATCGCTGTCGCGACACGGCGCGATCCCGATTTCCTGATCATCGGGCGCTCGGATGCGCGCCTGCCGCTGGGCCTCGACGAGGCGATCACGCGCGGGAAGGCTTATGCGCAGGCCGGGGCCGATCTCGTCCTGCTGGAGATGCTGCAATCCGAAGACGAGATGCGCCAGGCCCTGCGCGAGATCGAAGCGCCCCTGATGTTCAACTATGTCGAGGGCCGCGTGCCTTCACTTACTGCCGAAGAGTTCGGCCGCATCGGTTTCAAACTGCTCAGCTATCCCGTCTCGTCCACCCTCGCCTACGCCCATATGATGACGGCCTTCGCCCGCGAATTGAAGCGCAGCGGCACCACGCGCGGCCTGGAGGCCAACATGCTGGATCTGCCGAGCTATGAAGCCTTTCTCGGCCGCGAGCATTATGCCTGA